In Elgaria multicarinata webbii isolate HBS135686 ecotype San Diego chromosome 19, rElgMul1.1.pri, whole genome shotgun sequence, a genomic segment contains:
- the DOLK gene encoding dolichol kinase: protein MLNKPVLVESLIVFAVVLCVHSVTWDRFSWCAIALAIQAFYIQFKWDHLLHLGSAVFQFRAGANSGLVPACMAVPLLGIVMKERCSAAGIVYFERFGIVVASTGMAIALFLSVIALGITKPVPKNTCVLSGIAGSLIIYTMKHSLTVSEVIEVLEVLLIFVYLSMILLYLLPRCFSPGEALLILTGISFVLNQLIKRSLNVTDSRGDPVDFFLLVVVVGVVLLGIFFTILFFFMDSGTWISSMFFHMMTAVLGLGVVMPWLYRLIRKNPLFWLYQFLSQTQTRIYLLGYWTLLAASACGVVLYQNTKRLSGSKKHRASTITRKYFHFIVVATYVPGLIYDRQLLYVAAVVCLAVFILLEYVRYFTIKPFGHTLRNLLSLFLDERDSGPLILTHIYLLLGMSLPVWLFPRPCAPKGTLSGAGALAPYAGILSVGVGDAVAAIFGSTVGEIKWPGTKKTFEGTMTSIFAQIISVAVILIFDGAVDLNASYSWILASVSMVSLLEAYTSQVDNLLLPVYLQILLMA from the coding sequence ATGCTGAACAAACCGGTTCTGGTGGAGTCCCTCATCGTGTTCGCCGTCGTGCTGTGCGTGCACAGCGTGACCTGGGACCGGTTCTCCTGGTGCGCCATCGCCCTCGCCATCCAGGCTTTTTACATCCAGTTCAAATGGGACCACCTGCTCCACCTGGGCAGCGCCGTCTTCCAGTTCCGGGCGGGAGCCAACAGCGGCCTCGTCCCAGCGTGCATGGCCGTCCCGCTGTTAGGCATTGTGATGAAGGAGAGATGTAGCGCAGCCGGCATCGTCTACTTCGAGCGTTTCGGCATCGTCGTGGCCTCGACCGGCATGGCAATCGCCCTCTTCCTCTCGGTGATCGCCCTTGGCATCACGAAACCAGTGCCGAAAAACACTTGTGTTCTCTCCGGCATTGCTGGCAGCCTGATCATCTACACCATGAAGCATTCCTTGACAGTTTCTGAAGTGATTGAGGTCCTGGAAGTACTGTTGATCTTCGTCTACCTCAGCATGATCTTGTTGTACCTGTTGCCCCGGTGTTTCTCCCCCGGGGAGGCCCTGCTCATCCTTACCGGCATAAGTTTCGTCCTGAACCAACTCATCAAACGTTCCCTGAATGTCACCGACAGCAGAGGGGACCCCGTCGACTTCTTCCTCCTGGTGGTCGTGGTTGGGGTCGTACTCCTCGGAATCTTTTTCACCATCCTCTTTTTCTTCATGGATTCCGGGACCTGGATCTCATCCATGTTCTTCCATATGATGACCGCAGTTCTGGGGCTCGGAGTCGTCATGCCATGGCTCTACCGCCTGATCCGGAAGAATCCCTTGTTTTGGCTCTACCAGTTCCTCTCTCAAACGCAGACCAGAATCTACCTCCTCGGCTACTGGACCCTCTTGGCAGCTTCGGCGTGCGGCGTGGTCCTCTACCAAAACACCAAGCGGTTGTCCGGTTCCAAAAAACACCGGGCCTCAACCATCACCAGAAAATACTTCCACTTCATCGTTGTGGCGACCTACGTTCCGGGGCTGATCTACGATCGCCAGTTACTCTACGTCGCTGCCGTGGTGTGCCTGGCCGTCTTCATCCTTCTGGAGTACGTCCGATACTTTACCATCAAACCTTTCGGCCACACGCTCAGGAacttgctctctctctttttggatgAACGGGACAGCGGGCCTTTGATCTTGACTCACATCTACCTTCTCCTGGGCATGTCCCTCCCGGTGTGGCTGTTCCCCAGGCCTTGTGCGCCCAAAGGTACTTTGTCCGGGGCAGGCGCTTTGGCTCCTTACGCGGGGATTCTGTCCGTAGGGGTTGGAGATGCGGTCGCCGCTATTTTCGGGAGCACGGTGGGGGAAATCAAATGGCCAGGCACCAAGAAAACATTTGAAGGCACAATGACTTCCATATTTGCGCAGATCATTTCCGTGGCTGTGATTCTGATCTTCGACGGCGCCGTGGATCTCAACGCCAGCTACTCCTGGATCTTGGCATCCGTCAGCATGGTTTCCCTTTTGGAGGCCTACACAAGCCAAGTGGACAATTTACTTCTGCCTGTCTACCTCCAGATACTGCTGATGGCGTAA